In Dromiciops gliroides isolate mDroGli1 chromosome 5, mDroGli1.pri, whole genome shotgun sequence, the following are encoded in one genomic region:
- the KIN gene encoding LOW QUALITY PROTEIN: DNA/RNA-binding protein KIN17 (The sequence of the model RefSeq protein was modified relative to this genomic sequence to represent the inferred CDS: deleted 1 base in 1 codon) → MGKSDFLTPKAIANRIKSKGLQKLRWYCQMCQKQCRDEVSVQRRLRCRWLVFTARSSPGGTFSTLGFESRRRGAGLGTKRVHNNIVYNEYISHREHIHMNATQWETLTDFTKWLGREGLCKVDETPKGWYIQYIDRDPETIRRQQEQEKKKKQDLDDEEKTAKFIEEQVRRWFRWKRTECPVFTELSRENDEEKVAFNLNKGASTSGASSKPSSLGPSALKMVGTSSAKRKESFQSSSQSKEKKKKKSALDEIMELEEQKKKSARTDYWLHPEIIVKIITKKLGEKYHKKKGVVQVINDKYTAVVKMIDSGDKLKLDQTHLETVIPAPGPFKGTKELRGIQYEDILKLA, encoded by the exons ATGGGGAAATCCGATTTCCTCACCCCCAAGGCCATCGCCAACCGGATCAAATCCAAGGGGCTCCAGAAGCTGCGGTGGTATTGCCAGATGTGCCAGAAGCAGTGCCGGGATGAGGTGAGTGTGCAGCGCCGGCTGCGCTGCCGCTGGCTTGTTTTTACTGCGCGATCCTCGCCCGGGGGGACCTTCAGCACCCTGGGGTTCGAGTCCCGACGCCGCGGGGCCGG tttaggcactAAGAGAGTCCACAACAACATTGTATATAACGAGTATATCAGTCATCGAGAGCATATCCATATGAATGCTACCCAGTGGGAAACTCTAACTGATTTTACCAAGTGGTTAGGCAGAGAAG gtttatGCAAAGTGGATGAGACACCCAAAGGTTGGTATATTCAATACATTGATAGAGACCCAGAAACTATCCGTCGACAACaagaacaggagaaaaaaaagaagcaggacCTTGATGATGAGGAAAAAACAGCCAAGTTTATTGAAGAACAAGTAAGAAGATGGTTTAGATGGAAAAGAACA GAATGTCCAGTTTTCACTGAATTAAGCAGGGAAAATGATGAAGAGAAAG TTGCATTCAATTTGAATAAAGGAGCAAGTACTTCAGGAGCTTCTTCCAAACCAAG TTCCCTGGGTCCTAGTGCATTGAAAATGGTGGGAACTTCATCAGCGAAAAGGAAAGAATCATTTCAGAGCTCATCTCagtcaaaagaaaagaagaagaagaaatctgcACTTGATGAGATCATGGAG cttgaagaacaaaagaaaaaaagtgctcGAACAGATTATTGGCTACACCCT gAAATTATTGtgaaaattataacaaaaaaacTTGGAGAGAAATATCATAAGAAAAAGGGAGTTGTCCAGGTAA TAAATGACAAATACACAGCAGTGGTAAAGATGATCGATTCTGGA GACAAACTAAAACTTGATCAGACTCATTTAGAGACAGTAATACCAGCACCAG GGCCCTTTAAAGGGACGAAAGAGTTGAGAGGTATTCAGTATGAGGATATCTTAAAACTTGCCTGA